A single region of the Ictalurus punctatus breed USDA103 chromosome 17, Coco_2.0, whole genome shotgun sequence genome encodes:
- the si:dkey-243k1.3 gene encoding endonuclease domain-containing 1 protein-like — translation MLSGGFLCVLVVGSVLGLTHGDVVSDFNDEPDCIKYFYKGIVPKWGSDTPGAARLCQRFQNRFHFATLYDTHHRIAVYSAYIFEPSNGGGRETRWFVEPQLVNQNWAGEMRDGYWLGQDYPGIYQGDRQALNEDYTKSGFDRGHLNPNGHHAVPSRNATFTLTNVVPQNPKLNQNAWANHESNLAKMFSAQCDKAYVLVGAIPSVDNWIIKNNVQRVNIPEYMWNAYCCIDRNGAPIRSGAAIALNTEQNLVVQYTLSQMVGFLQQYSNTPVGELFQNQCQ, via the exons GTTTTTTGTGTGTCCTTGTCGTGGGTTCCGTCCTGGGACTAACCCACGGTGATGTCGTGTCTGACTTCAATGACGAGCCTGACTGCATAAAGTACTTCTACAAAGGGATAGTGCCCAAATGGGGATCCGACACGCCTGGTGCTGCCCGACTCTGCCAGCGTTTCCAGAACCGGTTTCATTTTGCCACGCTGTATGACACACACCACCGCATTGCTGTCTACTCGGCGTACATTTTTGAGCCCAGCAACGGGGGAGGCAGAGAGACGCGCTGGTTTGTAGAGCCCCAG ttgGTTAATCAGAACTGGGCAGGGGAAATGAGAGATGGCTATTGGCTGGGACAGGACTACCCAGGTATCTACCAGGGTGACAGACAGGCTCTGAATGAGGATTACACTAAATCAGGGTTTGACCGTGGCCACCTCAATCCCAATGGACACCATGCAG TGCCAAGTCGTAATGCCACATTCACCCTCACGAACGTGGTGCCTCAGAACCCAAAACTAAACCAGAATGCTTGGGCTAATCATGAGTCCAACCTGGCTAAGATGTTCAGCGCTCAGTGCGACAAGGCCTACGTGCTGGTTGGTGCCATTCCATCTGTCGACAACTGGATCATCAAGAATAATGTCCAACGTGTCAATATCCCAGAGTACATGTGGAACGCATACTGCTGCATCGATCGCAACGGCGCTCCCATTCGCAGTGGAGCTGCAATTGCCCTCAACACTGAGCAGAATCTAGTTGTGCAGTACACACTGAGTCAAATGGTTGGCTTTCTTCAGCAATACTCTAACACACCAGTAGGAGAGCTGTTCCAAAATCAATGCCAGTAA